One Bos indicus isolate NIAB-ARS_2022 breed Sahiwal x Tharparkar chromosome 10, NIAB-ARS_B.indTharparkar_mat_pri_1.0, whole genome shotgun sequence DNA window includes the following coding sequences:
- the LOC139185148 gene encoding olfactory receptor 4F3/4F16/4F29-like has translation MDGGNHSVSEFVFLGLTHSWGIQLLLLVFSSVLYVGSMAGNILIVFSVTTDPHLHSPMYFLLASLSFIDLGACSVTSPKMIYDLFRKRKVISFGGCIAQIFFIHVIGGVEMVLLIAMAFDRYVAICKPLHYLSIMSPRMCILFLAAAWALGVSHSLFQLAFIVNLPFCGPNVLDSFYCDLPRLLRLACTDTYRLQFMVTGNTGFICVSSFFILLISYMFILLTVWKRSSGGSPKALSTLSAHITVVILFFGPIMFIYTWPHPSSQMDKFLALSDAVLTPFLNPVIYTFRNKEMKVAMKRAFRPFVSFKIS, from the coding sequence ATGGATGGAGGGAATCACTCGGTGTCTGAGTTTGTGTTTCTGGGACTCACTCATTCTTGGGGGATCCAGCTGCTCCTCCTGGTGTTCTCCTCTGTGCTCTATGTAGGAAGCATGGCTGGAAACATCCTCATTGTGTTTTCTGTGACTACTGATCCTCACTTACATTCCCCCATGTACTTCCTACTGGCCAGCCTCTCCTTCATTGACTTGGGAGCCTGCTCTGTCACTTCTCCCAAGATGATCTATGACCTTTTCAGAAAGCGTAAAGTCATTTCTTTTGGAGGCTGCATTGCTCAGATCTTCTTCATCCATGTCATTGGTGGGGTGGAGATGGTGCTGCTCATAGCCATGGCCTTTGACAGATATGTTGCCATATGTAAGCCTCTCCACTATCTGAGCATCATGAGCCCGAGGATGTGCATTTTGTTTCTGGCTGCTGCCTGGGCCCTTGGTGTCAGCCACTCACTGTTCCAGCTAGCATTTATTGTTAATTTGCCCTTCTGTGGTCCGAATGTATTGGACAGCTTTTACTGTGATCTTCCTCGGCTCCTCAGACTGGCCTGTACAGATACTTACAGACTTCAGTTCATGGTCACTGGCAATACTGGGTTTATCTGTGTTAGTTCCTTCTTTATACTCCTCATCTCCTATATGTTCATCCTGTTAACTGTTTGGAAACGCTCCTCAGGTGGTTCACCCAAGGCCCTGTCCACTTTGTCAGCTCACATCACTgtggttattttgttttttggtccAATCATGTTTATCTATACTTGGCCACACCCCAGTTCCCAAATGGACAAGTTTCTTGCTCTTTCTGATGCTGTTCTCactccttttttaaatccagtcaTCTACACATTCAGGAACAAAGAGATGAAGGTAGCAATGAAGAGAGCTTTCAGACCATTCGTGAGTTTTAAGATTTCATAA